The genomic region TGCGATGACGTATATCATTGATTGTGACTCCTGTATGGGGCGACTCCCGTTAATAAACAATTGGCGATTGAATGACGATGCAGCCGGTGGAGACGTGATTACGCCAACATATCAGGATGGGAATGTATCATACAACCATGCACGGAGAGAAGAGACACCAGAGTTTGACCCGTCAGATGCACCTGTCGCCCGTGGTGGAGACGCTGAATGTCCACACTGTGGTGTTACAACAGATGCAGCACGAATCAGAGAAAAATTCCAAAATAATGAGTTTGAGTACAGTGTCTTTGGGGTCAGTTATGAGAGTGAGACTGGCGAATATGAATATCGTGCCGGCGATGAAATAGATCTTAGAGGCATAAACAAAGCCAGTGAGCGTATTGAGTCTGATTTTGAGTTGATGGACTTCTTTGTTGAAGAATACGCTCCGAAACAGTGTGATAGAGTAAAAAACTATGGGATAGATCAGTGGCGAGACTTATTCACACCGCGGCAGCTGGTCACTCATTACGAGCTATTTGAAGTAATTAATGAAGTAAAGAATGGAATACGTGAATCATATGCGAGTAAAAAAGCAAAGCTGATTATTACGCTGATAACACAGGCAATTAATCAGCAGGTTCTATTTAATAATAGACTAGCTAAGTGGTTTCCTCAACATGGAACTGGTCATGAGACATTTGCTAGTCAGAGTTACAGTATGAAGAGAATGTTTGTTGATAATAACATAGTAGCTGAAAGGAAGGGTTTAAAAAGACGGTTTAAACATGTAATTGATAATTATGAGGACTTAGCATCTCAAGTATCCCAAGTAGATTCAGACATTGATATTTATAATACTGATGCGACCTCCTTATCTGGGGAAGTAAGCGCCAATGCTGTTCAGGTTGCAGTCATCGATCCACCATATTTTGATAGTGTTATGTATGGTGAACTATCTGATTTCATGATGATCAGTCATAGAGAAGTGCTTGATGACATATTTCCTGACGCGATGCAGAATCTAAGCAACGACGAGCAGATGGTTGTCAACAATGTCCGGCATGATAACCCAGAAGAATTCTATGAATCAATGATGCGGGACATGTTTGCAGAATTGGGAGAGATTCTCGTTGAAAATGGTATATTGACGCTCATGTTCACCGACAGAGAGACGAAAGCATGGAATACAATTCTGAAGACGCTTATTCAGTCTGACTTTACAATCACTGCCGCACACCCAATCAAGACAGAGGCGAGCGACAAAGCCGGTATGCACGACAAAGCCCGTGTTGAAAGTTCTATCTTTGTTACAGCACGCAACACGCCAAATGAAACAGATACGTCTGAATGGAGGGAGATAAGAGATACCATTGAGTCTATCGCTCGGAAGGAAGCACAGCGGCTACTCTCTGTTGAGACTATCAGTAAAATAGATACATCAATCGAAGCATTTGGAGCTGCACTGGAAGCGTACTCAGATGCATATCCAGTTGAGGATAAGTACGGTGACACGGTCTATCCGGGTCAGGTGCTCACGACAGTTCGAAACGAGGTATACAGTGTCATTGCAAACGATGAGTTGTCAACCAAGACTGACCGACTGGATGGTGTTTCGCGATGGTACATCCTTGCCAATGTCCTCTATGATGATGCTGATATTCCATTTGATGAGGCGAATCAGCTTGGTATCGGTGCCGATATTGATATCAACGAGATCAAGAGACCAACAAAAATTTGGTCAAAATCAGGCGGTAATGTAAGTCTGAACAATCACAGTGATCGTGTACAAGATATTGTTAAGCTGCGCGATAACAGTGCTGACAATCCATCAACCCGAAAGTACCCCGTTAATCCGACGGCTGACAGCTTCACATACACGATTGACGCTGTTCATGCTGCACTCCATATATATAAACAAGAAGGACAGAGAGCAACTCGCGACTGGCTCGCACAGCGTGAATTCAAGAGTAATCAGCAATTTAAAAAAGCAATCAAAGCGCTACTTGAGGCGGTGCCTGTGGACAGTCGAACGCGAGAGATACTTCAAGATCTCACCGCTGGTGAAACAGGTGATTATCTTGATATTAGTGTCGAAGAGCTCAGTATTGGTAATTCGAGCAGTGCTAGGCAGAGCGGTATTGAGGAGTATAAGTAATCAAGAGTGTATTGCTCATGTTTAGCAACAATAGTTGGCAGTTAACATATGAAAGCGGAACTGACGATTTATTCACAGATTTTTATGAGCCATTTTTATCTGAGGCAGAACAGTACAATCGTATTGCTGGGTATTTGAGCCTCCGGGGGCTTGCAGCAGCGCTTGAAGGTGTTGACTCGATGCTTGAGACAGACGGTGAAATTCGTGTGATTACTGGCGCTGACCTGCAACAGCGCGAGAGAGAATATCTGTTAACCGATACCGAGGGCACGTTCCCTAACTGGACAAAATCTCAGTTAGCCATCATCGCCGAACTATTTGATCGAGGTGACTTGTCAATCAAAGTTGCTGATGTCTCACAGCAGACTGGTATGTTTCATTCAAAACTTGGGATTGGGGTTGACGCGAATGATGATGTGCTCACTTTCGAAGGAAGCATCAATGAAACACCGAACGGGTGGTTGCGGAGTTATGAGCGGTTCAAAATACACCGATCGTGGAAGTATGTCGAGAGAGAATATGTCGAACGTGATCGGGAGACATTCGATATGTTGTGGAACGATAACCACTCATATGTTGATGTGTATGAGTTGAGCGAAGCTGACAAACAAGATATTGCGAGTTGGCAACCCGACGGCGGGCAACAACTGCAGAAAGCAAGGGAAACTGTTCGTGAGGGACGACCAGAGAATGCCCCATCAGAATGGGAGCTAGCACGTGCACTATCTGTGAACGGTCAAACTCCAGGAGGATTGCATCTCGCTGAGGATGTGAGTACAATCACGCCATGGCCACACCAACGGTCGATTTCAGATACTGTTGTGAGCCATTATCCGAGCAATTTCATTTTGAGTGATGAGGTTGGACTCGGCAAGACGATTGAGGTCGGGCTGACGCTCTCACGATTAATCCAGACCGGCGATGTTGAGACTGCACTCTTACTTGTTCCAGCCAGTCTTATGGAACAG from Haloquadratum walsbyi C23 harbors:
- a CDS encoding DUF1156 domain-containing protein, with the translated sequence MAYDTSDTESTERETQQAKDTVPSTVAIEDDLPLMAIDIENEKDIMANRGHASRRFSKWFAARPIPAVRLAILGSVYPERQITDDELLKLMQIGPSEIDSNIAQYVRQKYTEEKDRYDTLDDHYNYPNPNSQTPSKSQIKENKQHVKEYWGGELPTILDPTAGRGTIPFEAMRYGLPAISNELDPVPFTISKITLELAPEVGSVAESYDRWTKEIIERTKDRISQYYPTKESGRQILNYAMTYIIDCDSCMGRLPLINNWRLNDDAAGGDVITPTYQDGNVSYNHARREETPEFDPSDAPVARGGDAECPHCGVTTDAARIREKFQNNEFEYSVFGVSYESETGEYEYRAGDEIDLRGINKASERIESDFELMDFFVEEYAPKQCDRVKNYGIDQWRDLFTPRQLVTHYELFEVINEVKNGIRESYASKKAKLIITLITQAINQQVLFNNRLAKWFPQHGTGHETFASQSYSMKRMFVDNNIVAERKGLKRRFKHVIDNYEDLASQVSQVDSDIDIYNTDATSLSGEVSANAVQVAVIDPPYFDSVMYGELSDFMMISHREVLDDIFPDAMQNLSNDEQMVVNNVRHDNPEEFYESMMRDMFAELGEILVENGILTLMFTDRETKAWNTILKTLIQSDFTITAAHPIKTEASDKAGMHDKARVESSIFVTARNTPNETDTSEWREIRDTIESIARKEAQRLLSVETISKIDTSIEAFGAALEAYSDAYPVEDKYGDTVYPGQVLTTVRNEVYSVIANDELSTKTDRLDGVSRWYILANVLYDDADIPFDEANQLGIGADIDINEIKRPTKIWSKSGGNVSLNNHSDRVQDIVKLRDNSADNPSTRKYPVNPTADSFTYTIDAVHAALHIYKQEGQRATRDWLAQREFKSNQQFKKAIKALLEAVPVDSRTREILQDLTAGETGDYLDISVEELSIGNSSSARQSGIEEYK